In the Triticum aestivum cultivar Chinese Spring chromosome 2B, IWGSC CS RefSeq v2.1, whole genome shotgun sequence genome, CCACCAGGGTCACGGAGCTGAACCACCCGCACCGCGTGTGGATGCCGCCAATCGCGCAGCCCCCACCGTCGTCGATGCACCAGTTCATCACCTCCACCGTGTAGGATGGGATCCCGCTGGGCAGCGTCGCCCCCGCCCCTGGGAGATGGAGATGTCCCCCGCGCCGGCACAGCCCGTGCTCACACGGTGCGGCCGGGCTCCGCCGACGCCCGTGGCTGCGAGGGGAGAGAGCAAATGGTCTTCCTTAGTACTATACAGTTACACTAGGTAGGATACGAGTAGGACGATCAAAGGATCGAACGCTGAGGGAAGTGACATAGGCTTGCATGCAAGAAGACAGAAGTTACCTGCTGCCGGGCGGAAGACCTTGCGTGAAAGGAGGGTGCGAGGTGCGGACGGGGCGGGAGCGGCGAGCGGTGGAGCATGCTCCGACGAGAATCCTGCATGACTGTAGCTCAGAATTCACGGTGGACAGAAAATGTGGAGACATGGAGAGCTGAGGAGTTGAGAGACGGGGCTGGGCCCACAGTGGTGCAAAAAGTGCAGCCCGCCCAGGGCCCAAAATTCTGGGGGGCCCAAATTTTCTACATAGGCATAATATTAAAAAGAAATGCCCTAGTGGGCTGCTGGGCGCTTCGGCGCTGTAGTGGGCTCTGCCGCTCTCGCTCTGGGCTGGAGTCGTACCGTAgcgacgaggaggccacgagggcaTCCAGCGAATAGCTAGTCAGCGAGTCCGCGACCAGGACCAAAACGGGATCGACCGATCGGGGAATCGTtcgccggccggatctcctcgaCTCGAGAGCTGGAACGGCAGCAGCGACGAGCGCTGAAACGGTGGCAGCGACCACCGCTCAAACGAGATTACGAGAACTCCTAAATCTTGATCTCCTCGACTGCTCGTACTGGATCAGGCATGCACTCGATGTTTAGATCGCTACAGCCTAAATGGACCGGGAATTCGGGATCGTGAGAACTGAAAACTCTCGATCGTGGGGAGACGGCGGCCGTGGGCTCGTGTCTACTGGAAGGCAAGAAACGTCTTGTCGCCCGATCATTAGATCGATCGGCATAGGGCGACCGGCCGGTCCCGCCGTTGACCATTCCTGTGACAATTACACCGGCAGAGAGAAGTTTTTCTAAATTGAAGCTATTGAAGTCTTATATGCGAACTACTATGACACAACAAAGACTCAATGATTTGGTCACAATAACACTTGAGAGTGAATTGTTGGAGAAGATTGATTAcgaggatatcattgaagatttcatTTCAAAGAATACTAAAAGAATGAGGATGTTCAAATAAAGAGCAACGAGGAGTTGGATAGGTATGAATTTTTTATATGTCTAATTGTTATGTAAGACATTATATTATATACATTACAATTTTTTTTGACGAGATACATATACTATAATtggtcactaattcattttttgtGACATAGGACCCATTTTTTAGTTTCGCACAGGGCTCCGGATTTTGCCTGCCCGGCCTGTTGAGAGGAGCTTTGCTAGCTACCTGCATCGTACACGGAGGCTGACGCGAGATGGAGACGGAGGCTGCAGCCAGCGTGCGCTTTCGCCGATGCTTATATATAGCAGCCAACACAAGGCTTCGGTGCAGCATTTttggcgcggcggtggcggggagAGGGCCCCATCGGATCGCTTAATTTCGCTGTGACCAGAACGAACCGAGCCAGACCGGATCGCTTTCACTCTTGCCTCTTTTATAGTCAGCTAATTCATGTTCAGTCAAATCACTTGGTGAGGAGACGGTGCTTCAGTGCTCACGCAGACACCCAATCGATCCCAGTTTTAGTCATGTTAATTAGTGCTCATGCCAAATTAGTACCTAGTGTAGGCAGTTTAGGTGACGAGCAAATAATGGAGTGAGTCAGTGTGACATCCAGCTGGTGGCTCCATTATGCTTGCCATTCCATTCCATTTGGGGAATGGACGAGGAAGCCTGGCTCAAAATGGCCCGTGTGGCCGCGTGTGTGTGTGTCTTTGCAGAGTTCTCTTCTGCTCTGTGATTTTTTACAGTGCTCTAACTATAGTTTACCCCTTGTTTGGTTTGTAATCATATACTTGTGGCAAGATTCCTTCCGTCCAAACtagaccccacatgtcattgactttgAAAAGTCTTGCACGATTATCTCGAGTATGGCAAAGTGTGGCGTCAATTTTGCACGCCCAACCTTAAGCACAAATGCCAAAAAACTGTGGTAAATAGTGGCATCGTATGTATATGAACCAAACATGCCCTGCCTTTGACGCTATAGCACGCTAAATGGTTTATAGCATGCAAAATTGTACACGATATGTTTAGCGCGAGGCCCCTCCAATGGCTATGGATACGCTATTACGTTGAGACATCACGCTATTTTACAATCATGCTTAACCTAAGGTTCTAACTCGTTAAAATACATCACTGGATCGCTAATCTAAGAAAATAAGGTACCGTTGCACAAGAAATCTTTGCTGTAATCCATGGAAATTAGAAGGAAAAAAGATTGATGAAGACATTTGAcacaaaagatccaaagatggctgCATACTGAGCGGCAGTCCTCGAGCTGGATGGGAAGTTTGATGGCATCGAGGTGCATCAGGCCAAGCGCAACGACAACATAGCCGCCGACTACCTGGCCCGTCTGGGGGCAAGCCACGAACTGGCACCGTCGATCACATTCCTAGAAATCCTCTCGTAAGTCATCTTTACGGATAGGGAAGGTGGCGGAGCACAATCCGGTCTCTGGCGGCCAGGAGCCTGCGGACGGAGAGGACGAAGCCAGAACAAGGAAGCTCTCGCGGTGACCCCTATCTGGACTCAGCCATTGCTCGCATACCTCGTCAATGGGGATGTCCCGGAGGACAGAAACTACCCATTGTTATAAAATTGTTTCCATAACTTGCCCATACAGGTATGGATACACGtatccatgggtaaaattgccatccttaattGCGAGAATAAAAAAAGTGTGCTAGCATCCACATAATTGATAAGAACAAATAAAATAGGTACTATTAGGAAAAATCTCTCCGACAAAATGCATGAGGAGGTAATAAAATGTGTGCACAACATAGGGAACCGATAATAACTAAATATAACTTCTCATGATAAAATTATCTCCAGTCACAAAGTTAGCAGAAGTTAGAAAATTAGATCCTAGCAAAGCTATTTAATTATGCATACAAAGAATTTATTATCTAGTAGTACAACGTGCCTAGATAAAGCTACACCATTTGTTACAAATACCTTTTTTAGGGGAACAAATGCTAAGATATACATGTGTGCTCTGAGTTTATTATTATTTGATCAAGCAATTTAGAAAAAACAATGTGTCAAATGTAAGACATATATGTGACCCAAGCCGATGCGAAAGACGGCACATATTTGTGTTGTGTTCATTTTCCTATAAGGCTATACCATATATCACGTGCATATAAAAGTATAAGAAATATAGTTTATGTTTGAACAATTGAATTGCCTTTTATTTTTTTATGCTTTGGATGTTAAGTTGCGTGAAAAGAATTCTTGTAAAAATTATGCCATGTGCAAACGAAAATAAAATACATATATGTCAACGTATAAGATGAGAACGTGTATGCCATACGCACATTGTACTTTGGACATGCATATTTTATATGGAAGTCTCAGTTAGAAAGAAAAACAAATATGGTACACAACTATTTCCTTATTTGCTACTAAGTTGCCATGTTTACATAGTCAAAATTACGCTTCATGAGGCACCTCCTCCAGGTGCTACTAACCCATTTGGCACGTTAGCATATCTCGGCACATGAACTTAATTTCTAGGGCGTCACCCTCCAACCCGATTCAGATGGCAAATGCGAGTCAGGCACCATCTTCTATGGCAAGGGCCTCCATTATTAGCAGTATGAGAGCGCTCGTATCATAGAGCTGATGTCCCCCAATTTTTTCTTTTGATGATCGATGTCCCCAAAAAATAATTATTTAATTTGTTAACAACACTTGAAATTCACAAAATTAAAAACCCGATGTCCATACAGAAAAAAATGATTCAAAATAACAGGGGTATCATAAAGTGTGCTAACACGTGTAAAATTGATATAAAGGTAAACATAAATGTTGTTGTCATCGGTGTTGGTGAAAAGCGGGTGCACATTAGAAAGTGGTACATAACCCTGCACATGACATTATGCATGGGAAGGTCGTGTGCACATGACGAATAATGTGGCACATTGATGTTTTCATTATTATGTTCAATTGCCTTTGGATTGGAGCTCAGACTTAGTCTTATGTTAGTAGGGAAACACTAGAAGTATGACGATTAGCTCGAGTCAAAGTTAGGCAACCTCTCAAAAGTTCCCCAAGTTCCCCTTCTCTCGTTGATCCGAGACTTGAGGCCTGTTCGGAGGTCTCTTTGCTCCACGACTATGCTCCCATAGCAAGTGGAGCTGCAATTGAAAATAACTGAGCGGAGAAACAGATGCTCCGTAGATCCTCGTATTTTTCGGTGCTGGTGGATTGCCGAATAGGTACTTAATTACAAGCACAGTATACATCAGAGACAATGCAATGCACATCAAAAACTTTGATATATGTCGATGGTGTTTATAATAGTTATAAAATCATGCAAACACCTTATATTTTTGTCCGATGATATTGTCCGTCCATAGTAGTAGTACTAAGTACTAACTTGTGCATACTACAATAAGTGTCGAAAGAAAGTGCTAGCTAGCTAGGCCCGTGCATACGATACGGCTAGTCGGAGGTGTCGGCGGCGGGGTGGACGCAGGTGGCCTTGGCGACGGAGAGCTTGTATTGGAACGAGTTGGCGTACTCGAAGGAGATGGTGTCGTCAGCCAAGAGCGGCTTGCCGTCGTTGACGAGGCAGTCGTCGGGCGCCACCCGGCGGAACTTGCTGGGGTCGACGAGGGTGACGGAGCTGAACCAGCCGCAGCGCACGCGGATGCCAGAGATGGCGCACGCTTCGCGGCCTGCGCCGGAGCAGCGGTTGATTATGTCCACCGTGTAGGACGGGACCCCGCTGGGCAGCGTCGTCCCCGGGCCCTGCTCGATGGCGATGTCGTCCGCGCCGGCGCAGCCGAGGCTCACGCGGTGCGGCACGTCTGCGCCCACGCCTGCATTGCAGAGAAAAGAGACAAGGCTGAGCATAACTGAAACTggtaagaagaagacggatgcttTTTCTTTGCATGAAACATGGATGCGAATTACCTGCAGGGCGGAGCACCTTGCGGGGAAGGACGGCGGTTGGCGGAGGAGCCGCCGATGCGAGCAGCGAAGAATTGAGAGACGAGCTACCTGCGTCGGCCACGGAGGCGGATGCGATGGAGACGGAGCCGACTGCGGCGAGCAGTACGACAAGAGCGCACAGCGGCCAGAAAGACGCCATCATCTCTGCCTGACGTTTAAGATGAACAGTCGAGAGAAGTATGAAATCCTCGTCAGAATAATCCGTCTTATATAGGTGGGTCGTCTGCTCAACTTGGAAACTAATCAGCTAGTAAAAAAAGGCAGTAATCTTGATTTTTACATGGAAAGAACTGATCGTAGTTAGGCAGGTGCTCGTTGACATGCTCGACTCCTTCCATAGCGAACTGGGCCGTTCCGAAACATATATCCCAGCACCGGCACCCGTTTTGGGAGGTTCCCTCGGTTTTTCAGGATGAGTTTTTCTTGTTTTCGTGTTCCATCGTTTTTTGTTTTGTTCTgtcagtttttcctttttttttatttttcactagaaaaagagcccgtgcgttgcaacggtagaaaaaacacaacacacactcttaacccaacaaTCATCACTCAAGATCACAAATAGGTCAATCTCCTTTATTttagcgaggcatcatatttgtgttgcggcttatcctccttctcaccctcgtcgGCGGTGGACTCAGTGTTCACAAAAACCAAAACATATTTGaatgtggttaatcctaaggcgtcgctctctccctctctcctccctctccctctccctctctcgctttctctcacccTCACCATAATAATCTGTTGTTTTCTCCTGCGAcgttttcagaggtatgcatgtgtaatTATCGATATTTTATTTttcctatatggttatagtgggtgTTTATGTGCAATCGCCGCGGGTACGAAAGAAAAACGGATCGTGCGCAATAGATTATAAGTTTGCTTTCAAATAATATTTAAAAAACAATCAACGGGTAAAATTAACATAATATTCAGATTTGACACATTTTCTAATCAAATTGCATATATAACAtcttaaaatcggagttacggtttaaaagatatggataatttagaaaattaTTTGTTTGACTTTAATATCTtctaaaataatatttaaaaatactgtACATGTTAAAATAATtgtatattcatattctacatatttttcaaATCAAATTTCATACATAACATGTTTAAATCGAAGTTACGGTCTAAAAGATATGTAcgatttagaaaatcatttgtttgagTTAAATATGACCCGTAGAGGAATTACCTAAAAGGTCAGGGGCGTTTTCAAAAGAATGTACAATAACGGTTCGGGTGACTTAAGTCCAGACTATTGGTTGATTACAAGAAAATATAGGGGCTTTTTTTATAAAATGGTAAAATAACGGTTTGGGTGACTTAAGACCAGACTGCGGGTTGATTTGAAAAAAACacaggggcttttttgcaaaacggtgcgacggacgaccagaaacccaactttctttattattaggtagagatttgccgctttttaaattttaattttcatgattttttcctaaattttgtgaaccttttttgaaaattatgaacaattttcaaattcatgatcttTTTTCTATTTTGTGAAGTTTTTCACATTTTTAAACTAAAAATCATTACTTTTTTCCagatgcatgaacattttttaaattcgtaCACATTTTAAACAAGCGTCGGATAGTTCCCCATTTGGCCTTCTCCATAACCACACTCCCCAAATCTCAACATCCAAATTCATGCAAATCCACGCACGACGATCATACAATGCAAATTCATCATACTGATGCAAAGATTGTATAGCCCAAATAAGTTTAGTACATGCCAAAATGAAATTCAATAGTTCATGATAAGCAATACATGAATGAATCAATGACTTCACTCCTCGCGGTTATTGATCCTCTTTGAAAGaacatgcagtgcccccatgtttggttttggtaattgatgacaatctctatggactaatggttgccttgagttttttttgaaggatttgtccatatgcttttcttggagtccatttgttggttttaaggagagtttgtgatgaccaaggtgccattcaaggaattacctaaagattggtcatgtgagaggttgatcaagactaagtaaaagagtgaatcaagttgatcaacacacaaagcgtagaagatgtaccgagagggatcaagcgatcccatggtatggtaagcattgtcaattacgctttgtgtactaacccatgatcttcgtgagagttctttgtggggttagtttgtggtgtgcaagttcaagtgaagcatcatgaagagatcaaatgcttgaagcttgccgtccattgtggtgacaatggacttgtgaagatgtgtggaagagtggctcacccatagtggagtatgggggagcaatcaactagtcttcatcgaaacaacacaatcaagaaaggtggtccaacttgagggagtcaagatcgtcatcatctagctcaagtggaccatgtgcaaggcaaaggtttgcccttaaTAGGTTTTCCTTTCTACCGGTCTCATGAtgatagttgggagaccgggttttagGTTCGATtgttgtactatcaaggggggctctcgatgagttacttgatcgtatcattcgtagagagctcaaaacATTGCATCCTTGCGTCATctttcaatctctccctttttgataattgatgacaacatatatatcaaagcttcgataaatgataataagattgaagaacattgtcgctttgagaagtatgtgaaaagtaagagctccccctaaatttgtgcattatttagaatttgctttggactgcaaatgcacaatgagttaggatcatgggtcactcttccatgttacatacatcttggtggagcactcaaaatgacaataattaaatgcatgcactcatcaccaagaaaagtgagtGACCATATGAGAATATaagggataatgtcatccaacaagcactaaggtagcatatgatcaaacacatgatcatccaagaatcgatcaccaagcaaagtgagtgatcatatgagaatataagggataatgtcatccaacaagcattaaggtagcatatgatcaaacacatgatcatccaagaatCTCACACAAGGCATAGAGtactcaaacaagcaaataacaaagttcaaccaccaaaaagacaagagagactaaaagcaacactctctctcgaagcctatgatctatacatgttctccccctttggcaacaagttaccaaaaagttcataaaaatgcatagtgctaaacgattCTCAGGCTTAGTCTTCATGGGATGGTGTAGAGatagctccttggacgaagacttctgttgatgtagctggagctggtggagagggtgctggagctggatgtactgaagttgtagctggtgcagatgatgtagctctggtgtctgtaacaggcactgcagcagatcactgtcctctgggcactctggcaaaagcatcagtagttgacctgcccttctcctccacttcctcctgaagttgctcaactgtagtttggatctctgtcactttgacatcaagagcatagaacttctgctctatgattctctccaagctttCCTGGTTTTAAGTTAGGGTGGCcaggcccttctcaatcctcagagtggaggcaatcaagtagcctagctgatcttgcttgctcttcaggaagatctcagatgcctcttcagcagttggcatccttgcagccttctcagtccttgccttctccttcttctcttgtgcttgtaccgatgattgttcattttcatccatcacaacagtgttgtcctcaaagtcagggtagatgggcatgtgttccttgtccaagagatatgtgcctgtgcccatcttggagtttataagCTCCTAAATCTGTGGGgtatacccacaactcctcttctgatcagcagca is a window encoding:
- the LOC123040464 gene encoding TPD1 protein homolog 1A-like translates to MMASFWPLCALVVLLAAVGSVSIASASVADAGSSSLNSSLLASAAPPPTAVLPRKVLRPAGVGADVPHRVSLGCAGADDIAIEQGPGTTLPSGVPSYTVDIINRCSGAGREACAISGIRVRCGWFSSVTLVDPSKFRRVAPDDCLVNDGKPLLADDTISFEYANSFQYKLSVAKATCVHPAADTSD